GGATTTGGAACCAATGAATAATATTGGAAAAATGAGACTTAGACATAAGGTGATTTAGAGAAAAGTATAAGTGTCGTGATTCGCCATGACTTTTAAAACCGGGGGGGGGAAAGCTTCTTCAAATATTTCTCCGGATGTTTTAAGAAATTCATTTTGGAGGTTTCTCATCATCTGTATTTCGAGCTAAAGTGGTTATGACCGACGCATAAGAGAGTCCCTAACCATAGGCAAATACGTTTAGCAGGGAAGTGTTGTTTTACCCAGCTCGTTCTAAGAGTTTATAAGAATACGTGTCGAGGTATTGATCGATGTATTCAGAAGGAAATAACCGCTCAAAAGCAGATTCTACAAGGCGCCGTACATATTCGAGATCGGGATTTTCTTCTTGTGTGACATGTTTAGGGTTGCCGACGTAAGCCCATACGATTAACGACTCAGGAGCTTGCAGATTTTTAAAAGCTTGCGTTGCGCATCTTTGCACTTTCACTGCGACTCTTGCATATGCTTCAGGAGCATCTTCACCAATATCTAACTCAGCTAATTGAGCATCAGAAAGGCAATACACTGCTCCGTAAACTTTAGCCCCTTCTTTTGGAGCAATATTACCCGCCGTTCCACTTTCACCAAATGGAGTTGTGTCGAGAGAATAGCTAAATTCATAATCATTTAGCTCGTATGCTCCTAGATCAATCGGGGCTTGCCCTTCCAATTCACCATCTTTGTGCCATTCATCTACCCAGCTCCCATTTTTTAGTCGCTCTTTAAGAAAGTCATAACTAACGTTAGACCCATAAGCAAAATAAAGATGCGGCAAATCGGGAGGCAATTGCACGGTATTTCCTTGAGTATGCAATAAAAAACAGCCGAAAGTTGTGATTAAATAAATGATGATTTTCATATTAGGTTAAAGCAGGGCTTTTAACTTTTAATTTTAAGGGGCGAGAAGTAAGCGGGAAAAGAAATAGGGCAATCATGTAAGTGACTCCCGCGACTAACGCGATCGAGGCGCCAGCTGGCCAGTCAAGATGAAATGCTGCACCTGTCCCAACGAGGCAAAATAGAATGCTTAATAGCACGGCAATTGACATCATATGGGAGAGTCGTGAAGTGAGCAGATTGGCAATGGAGGCTGGGACTGTAAGCATGGTTAAAACTAAAATAACGCCTACAACTTCGATGAGCAAAACAATGGAAATCGCGGTTAAAATCAGAAGAAGAATATAAAGAAAATTAACAGGGAGTCCTTGCAACTGGGCCTGTTCTTCGTCAAAACAAATCACAAGAAAGCGGGTGTGAAAGAAAAGAACAGCCACTAAAACGACAAGGTCTAATCCAAATAGAATATAAAGGTCTGTGTTGGAAACCCAAAGGATGTTACCAATCAAAAAGTTCGTTAATTCAACATTAAATCCTGGCGTTTGGGAAATAAAAAGAATCCCCACGGCCATTCCAATCGCCCATATGGCGGCGATGACGGAATCTTCTCTTTGCCGATAGTGTAAATGGATCCAGCCTATTATTAAGGCTGAAAGGACTGCAGCAACCAAAGCCCCCATCAAAGGGGATGCCCATGTGATTCCTTGTGAGCGTTGCAACCAAAGGCAAAAACCAATTCCGCTTAAAACAGAATGGGAGATACTACCACTGATAAATACAATTCGTTTGACAACAACATATGAGCCGATGATGCCGCTTACAATAGAAGCTGCTAAACCTGCAAGTAGGGCAGATAAGAGCAAAGAATT
The DNA window shown above is from Parachlamydia acanthamoebae and carries:
- a CDS encoding gamma-glutamylcyclotransferase family protein; amino-acid sequence: MQLPPDLPHLYFAYGSNVSYDFLKERLKNGSWVDEWHKDGELEGQAPIDLGAYELNDYEFSYSLDTTPFGESGTAGNIAPKEGAKVYGAVYCLSDAQLAELDIGEDAPEAYARVAVKVQRCATQAFKNLQAPESLIVWAYVGNPKHVTQEENPDLEYVRRLVESAFERLFPSEYIDQYLDTYSYKLLERAG
- a CDS encoding metal ABC transporter permease encodes the protein MTNSLLLSALLAGLAASIVSGIIGSYVVVKRIVFISGSISHSVLSGIGFCLWLQRSQGITWASPLMGALVAAVLSALIIGWIHLHYRQREDSVIAAIWAIGMAVGILFISQTPGFNVELTNFLIGNILWVSNTDLYILFGLDLVVLVAVLFFHTRFLVICFDEEQAQLQGLPVNFLYILLLILTAISIVLLIEVVGVILVLTMLTVPASIANLLTSRLSHMMSIAVLLSILFCLVGTGAAFHLDWPAGASIALVAGVTYMIALFLFPLTSRPLKLKVKSPALT